The DNA segment taggagtgtcatctgatgaagatcatcaaaggttagtgctgcatttagctgtggttttggtttttggaacattatatgctagcttgaaaaatgggtgtgtgattatttctggctgggtactctcctgacataatctaatgttttgctttcgttgtaaagcctttttgaaatcggacaatgtggttagataaaggagagtcttgtctttaaaatggtgtaaaatagtcatatgtttgaaaaatttaagttttgggatttttgaggtgtttgtaattcgcgccacgctctatcattggatattggtgaggcgttccgctagcggaacatctgtccctaacagcttttaagggagaaggaacagtttgtTGACATCATCACTTTACATCTTTATTACTAGACAGGAAGATATGTTTAGAGAGGAGGAGAATCCACCTAAATTGTGGTATATATCCTACCACTGGTGGAACCATGTCTTTGTCTTATGTAGCTGTATAACCAAATGGGTGAATAAACATGGTTTAAGCTTTACTAATCATTTTCCAAGGTTAATTTAAAACCTAACAATAGTAAATCCTTGATGTATTGTTGTACGTGTCTAGAACCTAGTTTAAGCATCCAAAACATATATAGTGCACTCCCCTTGTAGTGAGTGCAGTTACAGTGAACAGCCACCTATACAAATTGTCCTGCACGGATGTAATCACTCAGTATACTAGGCATGTAGTTTACCTGGTGGCAGGAACAGGGTACCTGTGACCCCTCCCTCTGTGATGTCGACCCTGCGGACTCCGGGGGCCATGTACCAGCGCTCTGTGACGACACTCACCAGGGCCACCTGCTCTCTGAAACCCTGACTCATGTGTCCGCTGTACACAGAGATGTGCACCACCATGGGAGTGTGGACTTCTTTGATCCTGAATCTAAGGGTCAGAAAGTACCAACAGAACAGCTGGTATCATCATTACATatggtggcagcagtgggataCTGAGAGGTTCAAAAGCACACAATCTCCAAAAATGAAACTTTAATAAAATCGGATGGGGTTCAAGTGCTTACCTGAGTCCAGTTCTACTGCCAGGTATTGGTCTCATGCTCGCCAACAAACCCATTGGATCAACACCCTCATATGTGCCCCCAAAACTTTCATCTTTGGCAActataaacaaaaaaaacaatgtcCAATGTTTTGGTAACTACATGCACATAAAGTAGCACAGAGATGAATTTGCGATCAAAATGTGTCTACTTTAGCCAAACATTTTTCACTTACACTGAGCAGTCTGTCAAAATCTAAGTAGTCACATACTTTTTTACCTCATTCAAGTACTTGATGATAAGAGATCATTAACCTTGCCATACTATATCAATCTcagaccagtggtgtaaagtacttaagtaaaaatacttcgttttttggggtatctgtactttaccttttcaaaaagaaaattatgtattttttactttttttatacattttccaacacccaaaagtactccttacattttaaatgcttagcaggacaggaaaatggtccaattcacaaactaatcaagagaacatccctggtcatccctactgcctctgatctggtgctcacgaaacacaaatgcttagtttgtaaattatgtctgagcgttagagcgtgcccctggctatccgtaaatgtaaaaaaaaatggtgcCTTCTGGCTTGCTTAATACAAGGAATttcaaatgatttatacttttacttttcatacttaagtatattttagcaattgcatttacttaagtacatttaaaagcaaatacttctagacttttactcaagtaatattttacttaactgatttgcctagttaaataaaagaaaaaatTAATTACAGACACAAATACATCTCCTACAATGTTTGTTTTTCTATATTGTTAAGTAGATGAATAATGGATAAATTACATTATTACAGAATGTTTCCCATTGGAATTTAGAGGTGTTTCTTTAGAAATTGGTTAAAGATGTGATGAAATAATATTCCTCACCTGTGACCCTTCCCTGAGCATCACTGACATAGTGCCCAAACGCCTCCCAGTAGTCTGTGTCTTCAGACTGATGTAAAGAATGTAGTGTGACCTCCTGTGTTGGTGGTAAGTTCCCCACAACCACATGGAACTTCTCATCAAAGAGGGCTCTCCATGGTTTTACAGTCAACACAGGAACAGAATTCATGTCACAGATTGTTGTAATGGAAATGTCCTCTAAAACAAATGCATTGACCCTCTCGTAATAGAAACTAAGAGAAGATGAACCTTTGTTTGTCTGAACTAGCTGAACCCTATATTACAGAAATGTTCTGGTGATAAGgataaaaaattatatttacaGAAATGTTCTTGGAAGATTTTGCCCTTACAAGGACTGCCCGTGCGTATTAATGAACTATGACTTAATGTATTAGATCACTGTCCTTGATATCCCACATACTTTGTCATCAACAAAGAACCAGATATCACCAGTTTAACATCTAACTCCAGACAAAATATTGCATGAAACAGCCTTTATCATGGGTCTCCTTGACATTGAAATCAATTAATAACATTCAACAATGAACATGTCAGAGCGTACATTTCTCTAAACTTTACAAACAATATTTATCAGACCTCAAAACAAAATTTCAAAAAGTGCTTTAGAGCCTTTAGTCCATACAGCTATGGACATCGAGCAAGAACTGTTTATTGGAAATCGGAGCAAACAGGCTAATGCTAACACatttcttaaaggcccagtgaaattgtgaaaaggatgataatgtccttttagtgtaagaacGGTATAAAAAGACtgtctgaaatttcagcctgctTTGGTGGGTTGGAGTTTTGGCCTCCCTGCTAGGCAGGATGGACAGGTCAAATGGACTTTCCAATTTCAGAATGGAACATGCTGTAAAGCTGTAACTGTAATTTCAAATAAAAGTCTCAAATATTAGGAAAATGTCTATATATTTCAGTTGTTTCAAAAACTTTGCTCTGCTATTACCATTTATTACTGTAGGTGTTGGGCTGAACGAGAATTCTGTTTACAATGCTCTGCTTGGAGGGGGGGCAACTGTAGGGCGAGTGCGTGACCTGAGTTAGTGCCCGAGACATGATCattttgtacatttacattacaataGTGTCGCTTGAGAATCGATACCTCTCGAGAACCTCTTGATATTTTGTGAATGAGAATAGCGCCTGTTtccttttgaccattttaatataaaacaatcacagtaaggtacttaactgttatccagaaatgatttgatattcagATAAAAACTGACCATGAAAAAAAGGAATGGGGTGAGTTCTTACATTTTCAAACGCTTTCCTTTATTCAAGGATAACAATTTGACAGGCATTTTATACAAACTATTAGTAATAGCGCCTTTGTAAAAGTAGAAATACACTGTAGTAAAAGTTATCAGGTTTAGATGCAATATTGCTTGTGACAGCAGTAAAACTGGAAAGAAAGCAGTGATAAGGTCTATTTAATTGAAATGAAAGACTGTATGAAACATTTGTAAGAATGCACTAACTCTGAGAGATCTTCGTAATCCTTGAACGTTATGGCTCGTGTAGATCACCAAAACCAGGAGAAAAGGAATGACACGACATTTGGATTAGGACATCGGCTCGTTGAGTTATGTGGTTTAATCCCACGCACACTTGTGTCAACATAATTATTTTTCCTTACATCTCTGATGAGAATTAAGATAAGTCATAATTACTAAAATTTTAATaaaatgtctgtctctctggcagATTTCACAGATTTAACGGTGAGGTCACATCTGTGCTTCGATATAGGTGCTCCTCCAGAAAAGAAAGGATCTTCTTCCAGGAGTCTTCCTGTGCGTGACCGTGTGGCGCTGTCTCTCCTCCCCAAAGAACCACCACTGCAATCAAATCAGGAGGGGAAGCATCAAACAAAAAGAGAACAAGTGTGATTATTCCACTGCTTCACACAACCCATTTCTATATGTTTGCTAGAAACAGCCATGGAAACAGCCATTACTTTTAAATTGCTATTCAGACTGACAGTATGTAATGTACTTGATTTAAATTGTATTTACTGCCTCAGACAAATTACTCCCCGTTAATGTTTTACATCTCCAGGCAAAACAAACAGAATATGTGACGAGAGTTCTTCACATATTACCAGACAAATGAGTCATTGCAACCATATCACTGTGATAATGTGTGTTGTACTGTCGATTAGCAGTGGAAAATTACACATCCCCAAAACAGCAAATAAGATACTGTCAAACTGTCTCTGATAATAACaaggacacaaacacaccacacacacaaccaacgtTAAATTACACTTTTGTTTTGTCCCAGCCACAATGAAGTTGCTGGCACGGATATGAGGACTATACGGCAGTTCAATCAGGTGACCAGCTCCAGGGTAGGACAGAGTTGTCAGCAGGTGACTGTTCCCTGCTTTCTCcatcatctgcttcatctgaggaGGCACAAGAACTCTGTCAGTTCTACATCAGTGTTGGGTGTCAAAAACATAATGTAAAAAATTACAGTAGAACCACTTAATAGATATTTCTGCAGCAATCCAAGCATTGTTAAAACATGTACTCACGTCCTCTGCTGACTCAGTGGCAGGCCAGTTTTGGTCATCTTCACCCACAATCATTAGAACAGGACATTTCAGCTGCCCCACCTAACCAGGACACAACAGTAAACCATGGGGATAGACAATGCTACATTCCTTATAAAGTCAAACAGACAAGGGAGAACAGCTATAAAGTGAGTACAATGAGGGTATAGGTTAAAATCAGGGTAAAATCCAGTTTGAGTTAAACCCACATCCACTTTCTTGGTTGGATCAGTTGGAATGGGTAGGAGCAGATCCCGCCAGATCACTCGATTCTCCTCATCATAGCGAGTGTTACGGACGTTTCTAGGAAATTAAACACATAGACGAGTAAGTTATATTGAATTATTATTAGAGGATCAAAGTGGAAGCACAAATGTATACACATCTTTAAACACGTGATAATACACATACTTCTTAATCTCGCCGAAGACATCAGAGAGTGAGCCTTTCACCGGCTGGACATGACTGCCACTCACACATACCAAACACCTGGGCTGAGAGAGGACCAACAGTTTAAGACACcgaaatacaaacacacacagacaaaaacacaaatatatacacacatctccactattattctgccaGTGCGGTATGAGCATTCTCCTACCTGAATCACAGTGGAGTACACGGCCATCCCCAAAGCCACTGAGGTCCCAAAGGACAGGCCCAGTATCGCTATCCTGTCCCCACACACCTGAGGGTGCTGTTTTAGAATGGTGAACGCAGCCTAGAGTGAAAAATAGAACATTTCATTTGAACTACAACTGTGGTTAATGTGTCCGCCCTGAGAATGGAATGTTGGGAGTTCGATCCCCGGccaagtcataccaaagactgtaaaaatgggaccCGATGCGTCCCGGCTTGGCCCTCAGCATTAAGCAGATAGATTGGGGataaggccctgcgatagactagcgtccCGTCAAGGGGGTGTATCATGCTACAGAAACAGATGTGGTAGGCTCCTGCCCCATGAGTCATTCCGGCTCACACAAACCAAGGCTCGTGCAAGGCTACTTACTAAGACTGTCGTACAAAACTTGATTTTAAATTGTTACCACAGCAGTCATATTTTGCCACAGGATATTCTGTTTCTTTATTACTGTAGTAATAACTTTATTAAATATTAATGTAAGTACAATAAAAGTGGGAGAAggttacattttagtaatttagcagacgctcttatccagaacgacttacgaGTGCATACATTTCTCATGCTTTTTTTATTGTAGGAAATAGGTCTAGTTGTCCAGTCACGTTCTCTTTAAGGTTCATACTTCAACATACATAACCCAATGACACATTTTACAACACACTATTAAGATAAGAACAAAATCCAGTGTCAGTTCCTACAAATAACAGTTGAATGTGTAGGTTGCGCAAGGGATTGGTTGCACAGACAAGGTGAACGAACCTTTGGATGAGCTTTGTGGGTTTAATTACCTACAGCTTATAGCTTCCTTCCTGAATAAGAACATATCATATACAGAGCATATCACCTTGTGAAagtaaaatatatgttatatatcAGTTGATCACTGTCATTTGAGGCACCTATGACACTAAATATGACAGTGCAGATCAGCCAAAATGCAGTGGTCTAGTAACATATAGTGGTACCTCAAAGTATTCGTTCCCCACATGAGAGGTTGAGCCTCCAGAGGTCCGGGGTGTCATGTACTCCAGGGCCAGAGAGACAAAGCCATGCGACGACAGGAGGGCAGAGCGATACTCCACCAGACCGCCACCCCCACCCCACAGGTCCAACAGGGCAGGGAAGGGCCCGGGTCCTTCCAACACAACATGGTCTGTTCAGACCTGGGCTATATGCACTCCTCCTATAATAATCATATCTAAATCATATCTTTGGATGATTTTAATTGTAATTATTGAAAGTGATGTGTATGTTGCTAATAACTATGACATGCCTGGTGGCAGGAATAGGGTCCCTGTGACCCCTCCCTCTGTGATGTCGACCCTGCGGACTCCGGGGGCCATGTACCAGCGCTCTGTGACAACACTCGCCAGGGCCACCTGCTCTCTGAAGCCCTGACTCATGTGTCCGCTGTACACAGAGATGTGCACTACCATGGGAGTGTGGACCTCCTTCTTCCTCAACCTAAAATTACAAGACATTGTTTATAATTCAACTGGTGACCTTTGATTACAAAATTACAACTTTATCAATGTATTATTTTTAGGGTGGAGTTTAAGTTTACCTGAGTCCAATTCTACTGCCAGGTACTGGTCTCATGCTCCACAACAGTCCCATGGGTTCCACGCCATCATATGTCCCTCCTAAACTTGAATCATTGGCAACTGTAAAGATATTTGGGTAGTTTATGTGAGAGGTTTTTAAATATGAATTGAACTCTTCAAATTATTGATAACTGTACAAACAAACTTCAATGAAAATGTGTGACATTAAATACAAGTAGCCTACCATTTACAAATCCTGTAGCATCACTAACATAGTGGCCAAAGGCCTCCCAGTAGTCGCCATCATCTGAGTGGATCAGCGCATGCAAGGTGATATCTTGAATTTGCGACAAATTTTGGACGATTAAACTGAACTTTTCATCGATTAGTCCCCTGCACGGATGAAGCAAAAGCATGGGCGTCTCTGCTTTTTCCGTCATCCTGTCAAAATTGCATAGAAATTTCCTCTCAACAAAGCGACACCGACATATAACGTTAGT comes from the Salmo trutta chromosome 4, fSalTru1.1, whole genome shotgun sequence genome and includes:
- the LOC115192745 gene encoding bile acid-CoA:amino acid N-acyltransferase, which codes for MTEKAETPMLLLHPCRGLIDEKFSLIVQNLSQIQDITLHALIHSDDGDYWEAFGHYVSDATGFVNVANDSSLGGTYDGVEPMGLLWSMRPVPGSRIGLRLRKKEVHTPMVVHISVYSGHMSQGFREQVALASVVTERWYMAPGVRRVDITEGGVTGTLFLPPGPGPFPALLDLWGGGGGLVEYRSALLSSHGFVSLALEYMTPRTSGGSTSHVGNEYFEAAFTILKQHPQVCGDRIAILGLSFGTSVALGMAVYSTVIQPRCLVCVSGSHVQPVKGSLSDVFGEIKKNVRNTRYDEENRVIWRDLLLPIPTDPTKKVDVGQLKCPVLMIVGEDDQNWPATESAEDMKQMMEKAGNSHLLTTLSYPGAGHLIELPYSPHIRASNFIVAGTKQKLVVLWGGETAPHGHAQEDSWKKILSFLEEHLYRSTDVTSPLNL